The following coding sequences lie in one Takifugu flavidus isolate HTHZ2018 chromosome 4, ASM371156v2, whole genome shotgun sequence genomic window:
- the rab7a gene encoding ras-related protein Rab-7a, whose product MTSRKKVLLKVIILGDSGVGKTSLMNQYVNKKFSNQYKATIGADFLTKEVMVDDRLVTMQIWDTAGQERFQSLGVAFYRGADCCVLVFDVTAPNTFKTLDSWRDEFLIQASPRDPENFPFVVLGNKIDLENRQVTTKRAQAWCQSKNNIPYFETSAKEAINVEQAFQTIARNALKQETEVELYNEFPEPIKLDRNERAKPSAETCSC is encoded by the exons ATGACATCAAGGAAGAAAGTGCTACTCAAAGTCATCATCCTTGGAGACTCAGG AGTTGGCAAGACCTCACTGATGAATCAGTATGTGAATAAGAAGTTCAGCAACCAGTATAAAGCTACAATAGGTGCTGATTTCCTGACAAAAGAAGTCATGGTGGATGACAGACTTGTCACAATGCAG ATTTGGGATACGGCAGGCCAGGAGCGGTTCCAGTCCTTAGGTGTGGCTTTCTACCGTGGAGCTGACTGCTGCGTCCTGGTGTTTGATGTCACGGCGCCAAACACCTTCAAGACTTTGGACAGCTGGCGGGATGAGTTCTTGATCCAGGCCAGCCCTCGAGATCCAGAGAACTTCCCCTTTGTGGTTTTGGGGAATAAGATTGACTTGGagaacagacag GTAACAACCAAGCGGGCACAGGCCTGGTGTCAGAGCAAGAACAACATCCCGTATTTTGAAACCAGCGCCAAGGAGGCGATCAACGTGGAGCAGGCCTTCCAGACCATTGCACGCAACGCCCTTAAACAG GAGACCGAAGTGGAGTTGTACAACGAGTTCCCTGAGCCGATAAAACTGGACCGGAACGAAAGAGCCAAGCCGTCAGCagagacctgcagctgctga
- the hmces gene encoding abasic site processing protein HMCES yields MCGRTACTLAPDEVSRACLYRNRTGRRRQPRWRDGDADKYKPSYNKSPQSQSPVLLSQRHFDKNAPADECVLASMRWGLVPAWFRENDPNKMQYSTSNCRSENMLSKKSYKGPMIKGQRCVILADGFYEWKRQDKGKQPFFIYFPQSETVSEDKFKASADCKGNSDSPTEASPDLTEEIPAEWTGWKLLTIAGLFDCWTPPSGGEPLYTYSVITVNASPNLKSIHHRMPAILDGEEEVRKWLDFGEVKSVDAMKLLQSKDILTFHPVSSLVNNSRNNSSDCVQPIDLNSKKEPKPTAGSKMMMSWLKSSTPTKRKEPETNEKNEESTKKLCKSPGALKQWRQGANKAPKSSV; encoded by the exons ATGTGTGGAAGGACCGCATGCACTCTTGCTCCTGACGAAGTGAGCCGAGCATGTTTGTATAGAAACCGAACGGGGCGGCGAAGGCAGCCccggtggagggatggagatgcGGATAAATACAAACCCTCTTACAACAAGAGTCCACAGTCCCAGAGTCCCgttctgctgtcacagagacATTTTGATAAG AATGCTCCAGcggatgagtgtgtgttggcCTCCATGCGTTGGGGTCTGGTGCCTGCCTGGTTCAGGGAAAATGACCCAAACAAGATGCAATACAGCACCAGTAACTGTCGCAGTGAGAATATGCTGTCAAAGAAATCCTACAAG GGCCCGATGATTAAAGGGCAGCGCTGTGTCATCCTGGCTGATGGTTTTTATGAGTGGAAGAGGCAGGACAAAGGGAAGCAGCCTTTTTTCATATACTTCCCTCAATCTGAGACAGTCAGTGAGGACAAATTCAAGGCCTCAGCTGATTGTAAAGGAAATTCTGACTCTCCAACCGAGGCCTCTCCTGACCTGACAGAG GAAATACCAGCCGAGTGGACCGGATGGAAGTTACTGACCATTGCTGGACTGTTTGACTGCTGGACACCCCCAAGCGGAGGAGAACCCCTTTACACGTACAGTGTAATCACTGTAAACGCTTCACCTAACTTAAAGAGCATCCACcatag GATGCCAGCAATTctggatggagaggaagaagtgAGAAAATGGCTGGACTTTGGGGAGGTGAAGTCTGTAGATGCCATGAAGCTCCTGCAGTCCAAAGATATTTTGACGTTTCATCCCGTCTCTTCACTGGTTAACAACTCACGCAACAACTCCTCAGATTGCGTTCAGCCTATTGACCTGAACAGCAAAAAG GAACCCAAACCCACAGCAGGCAGtaagatgatgatgagctggCTGAAGAGCAGCACACCCACAAAGAGAAAAGAGCCTGAAACAAATGAGAAGAACGAAGAAAGCACCAAGAAACTGTGCAAATCTCCAGGAGCACTTAAACAGTGGCGTCAGGGAGCAAATAAGGCACCCAAATCCAGTGTATGA
- the cidec gene encoding cell death activator CIDE-3, which produces MDYAMKSFSVLTTSSLSKCVTASASMTQQLLTGRASRPRPFRVTNADRSLKKGIMAYSLADLINKVGESLSVLCVSGLVLDEDGTGVDTEGFFQALPENSVLMVLEKDQKWTPDTKSPFRGQPSDFRLWKRTDVARLTFDLYKNNPEDFIGCLNVKATFYGVYSVSYDLRCYAAKKMLKEALRWAVFSMQAAGHILLGSSCYIEYLLQEEQAAKTLSLPQESRIRQLQSMLLGRASQL; this is translated from the exons ATGGATTACGCAATGAAGTCCTTCAGCGTTCTGACTACATCTTCCCTCTCCAA GTGTGTAACAGCCAGCGCTTCCATGACGCAACAGCTCCTGACAGGCCGAGCATCTCGGCCGAGGCCCTTCAGAGTCACGAACGCCGACCGCAGCTTGAAGAAGGGGATCATGGCATACAGTCTGGCAGACCTGATTAACAAG GTCGGAGAGTCGTTGAGTGTCCTTTGCGTCAGTGGCTTGGTCCTGGATGAAGATGGCACAGGGGTGGACACAGAGGGATTTTTCCAGGCACTGCCTGAAAACTCTGTTCTCATGGTCCTTGAGAAAGACCAGAAATGGACCCCAGATACA AAAAGCCCCTTCAGAGGTCAGCCCAGTGATTTCAGGCTATGGAAACGGACAGATGTGGCTAGGCTGACATTCGACCTCTACAAGAACAACCCCGAAgacttcattggctgcctgaaCGTGAAAGCTACCTTCTATGGAGTTTATTCCGTGTCCTATGATCTGCGCTGTTATGCTGCAAAAAAGATGCTGAA GGAGGCTTTGAGATGGGCCGTCTTCTCCATGCAGGCTGCAGGACACATCCTGCTGGGCTCCTCCTGCTACATCGAGTacctcctgcaggaggagcaggcagcaAAGACTCTGAGCCTGCCGCAGGAGAGCAGGATCAGGCAGCTGCAGAGTATGCTGCTGGGAAGAGCTTCACAGTTGTGA
- the LOC130523818 gene encoding cytochrome b-c1 complex subunit 1, mitochondrial, whose amino-acid sequence MAASVCRVGTTVGRALAKNRSPILLSLRRGQSSVSYAQSLAGAPETRLTALDNGLRVASEETGHATCTVGLWISAGSRYENEKNNGAGFFLEHMAFKGTKKYPQTALEQQVESMGAHLNAYTSREHTAYYMKTLAKDLPKAVELLAEVVQSCSLNEAEIEQQRGVLLRELEEVDGNLQEVCLDLLHATAFQGTPLGQSVLGPSKNARSLTRENLVDYINSHYKAPRMVLAAAGGVNHEELVGLAKSNFSGISFEYEGDAVPVLSPCRFTGSDIRMRDDGFPLAHIAIAVEGASVTSPDIVPLMVANCIIGSYDLTYGGGKHLSSRLARLAVEANLCHSFQAFHSSYSDTGLMGIYFVTDKNSIEDMMHWSQNAWMNLCTTVTESDVTRGKNALKASLVGQLNGTTPICDDIGRHILNYGRRIPLAEWDARIDAVTASVVRDVCTKYIYDKCPAVAAVGPVEQLPDYNRMRSAMYWLRF is encoded by the exons ATGGCGGCGTCCGTGTGCCGAGTCGGAACTACTGTGGGTCGAGCCCTTGCCAAAAATCGCAGC CCCATCCTGCTGTCCCTGAGACGTGGACAGTCCTCGGTCAGCTATGCCCAGAGCCTGGCCGGAGCCCCTGAAACTCGCCTTACTGCCCTGGACAATGGTTTGAGAGTTGCATCTGAGGAGACCGGGCATGCTACATGCACT GTTGGACTGTGGATCAGTGCTGGAAGTCGCTACGAAAATGAGAAGAACAATGGAGCAGGGTTCTTCCTGGAGCACATGGCTTTTAAG GGAACCAAGAAGTACCCTCAGACTGCCTTGGAGCAACAAGTGGAATCCATGGGTGCACACCTGAATGCTTACACCTCCAGGGAACACACTGCATATTACATGAAGACCCTAGCTAAAGACCTTCCCAAAG ctgtggagctgctggcAGAAGTGGTACAAAGCTGCTCACTGAACGAGGCTGAGATCGAGCAGCAGAGGGGCGTGTTGCTGCGTGAGCTGGAGGAAGTTGATGGCAACCTCCAGGAGGTTTGTCTGGACCTGCTGCACGCCACAGCATTCCAGGGTACACCTTTAGGTCAGAGTGTGCTGGGACCGTCCAAAAATGCCAG GAGTCTGACCCGTGAGAATCTTGTGGACTACATCAACAGCCACTACAAAGCTCCTCGCAtggtgctggctgctgctggag GTGTGAACCACGAGGAGCTGGTCGGTTTGGCCAAGTCTAACTTCAGTGGAATTTCTTTTGAGTATGAGGGAGATGCCGTCCCCGTCTTGTCTCCCTGCAGATTTACAGGCAGTGAC ATCCGTATGCGTGATGATGGTTTTCCTCTCGCGCACATTGCCATCGCCGTTGAAGGAGCTAGTGTGACCAGCCCGGACATCGTGCCACTGATGGTGGCCAACTGCATCATCGGCAGCTATGATCTGACCTATGGTGGAGGAAAG CATCTGAGCAGCCGCCTGGCTCGCCTGGCAGTGGAGGCCAACCTGTGCCACAGCTTCCAGGCCTTCCACTCTTCCTATAGTGACACTGGCCTGATGGGCATCTACTTTGTTACTGATAAGAACTCCATTGAAGACATGATGCACTGGTCCCAGAACGCCTG GATGAACCTGTGCACCACAGTGACAGAAAGTGATGTAACTCGTGGCAAGAATGCCCTGAAGGCCAGCTTGGTTGGACAACTCAATG GAACAACACCCATCTGTGATGACATCGGCAGGCACATCCTGAACTACGGTCGGCGTATTCCTCTGGCAGAGTGGGACGCTCGGATTGAT GCTGTAACTGCTAGTGTGGTGCGTGACGTCTGCACCAAATACATTTACGATAAGTGTCctgctgtggcagctgttg GGCCCGTCGAACAGCTTCCCGACTACAACAGAATGCGCAGTGCTATGTACTGGCTGAGGTTTTAA
- the LOC130523820 gene encoding uncharacterized protein LOC130523820, giving the protein MRGGLWGVEVQKISREEKGQCHSGRPTWTRTKSPRSGHTSSRASDHEQRRSHSIVRSRRRRNWKQIITGALGRPFQKKSTHLSSTELKHITAMRSVHVCLCLALLLPWCVRSQKNIPDLGKLDENTQRSMLAIDILKRAGVLDSLIRLEHQTVLRQGRVPRPASQVPKRAQQGSRFALSLDVPTSILSVLIDLAKNQDMRSKAAANAELMARIGKRK; this is encoded by the exons ATGAGGGGAGGGTTATGGGGTGTAGAAGTGCAAAAGATAagcagagaagagaaggggCAGTGTCACAGCGGAAGACCCACGTGGACGAGGACAAAGTCTCCGAGGAGCGGGCACACATCCAGTCGAGCGTCCGACCACGAGCAGCGCAGGTCACACTCCATCGTCAGGtctagaagaagaagaaactggaaGCAGATTATCACTGGAGCACTGGGCAGGCCCTTCCAGAAGAAAAGCACCCATTTGAGTTCCACAGAGTTGAAGCACA TTACAGCTATGAGAAGCGTGCACGTTTGTCTCTGCTTGGCTCTGCTGTTGCCTTGGTGTGTCCGGAGCCAGAAGAACATACCGGATCTTGGCAAACTTGATGAGAATACACAGAGGAGCATGTTGGCTATTGACATACTAAAACGTGCTGGCGTCCTGGACTCATTGATCCGTTTGGAGCACCAAACTGTGCTCCGGCAAGGGCGAGTGCCCCGTCCAGCCTCCCAGGTGCCAAAGAGAGCCCAGCAGGGGTCTCgttttgctctctctcttgATGTCCCCACCAGCATCCTCAGTGTCCTCATAGATCTGGCCAAGAACCAGGACATGAGATCCAAGGCTGCCGCTAACGCCGAACTCATGGCACGAATAGGCAAAAGGAAATAA